A window from uncultured Desulfobacter sp. encodes these proteins:
- the ltrA gene encoding group II intron reverse transcriptase/maturase, which translates to MAKRNNGAPGIDGVTFKAVEEGGIEDFLKQIRTELVSSTYKPLRNRRKEIPKGNDKVRVLGIPSIKDRVVQGALKLILEAIFEADFQEGSFGYRPKRTAHTAVNRVAEAVVKSKTRIIDIDLSAYFDNVRHHILLDKVAERVNDAQIMRLLKLILKVGGKKGVPQGGVISPLLSNIYLNEVDKMLERAKEVTRNGRYTYIEYSRFADDLVILVDGFSKWNWLVDAANKRLLEELEKLDVQLNRKKSKLVDLTRGETFSFLGFDFRRAKTRRGKLGVLVTPRMKARTALLSRLKEVFRRFRSQPLDRIVAEINPILRGWVNYFRIGNSSQCFGYVKDWVERKIRRHLMRARKRSGFGWNRWSRAWLYKTFGLFNNYKVIRYQA; encoded by the coding sequence ATGGCAAAACGAAATAACGGAGCGCCAGGGATTGACGGTGTAACGTTTAAAGCCGTCGAAGAGGGTGGAATTGAAGACTTCCTCAAACAGATCCGGACGGAATTGGTCTCCAGCACGTACAAACCATTACGGAACCGAAGGAAAGAAATTCCCAAAGGCAATGACAAAGTCAGAGTCCTCGGGATTCCTTCTATAAAAGACCGAGTGGTTCAGGGAGCCCTCAAGTTGATCTTGGAAGCCATTTTTGAAGCCGATTTTCAAGAAGGATCGTTTGGGTATAGACCCAAACGAACCGCCCATACGGCGGTGAACCGAGTAGCGGAAGCAGTTGTGAAGTCCAAAACCCGAATTATTGATATAGACCTCAGTGCCTATTTTGATAATGTTCGTCACCACATTCTTCTTGATAAGGTAGCGGAACGGGTTAACGACGCCCAGATAATGCGGCTGTTGAAGTTGATCTTGAAAGTTGGTGGAAAGAAAGGTGTTCCACAAGGTGGAGTCATCTCGCCTTTGCTGAGCAATATCTATCTTAATGAGGTAGATAAAATGCTGGAGCGGGCAAAAGAAGTCACGCGTAACGGTAGATATACGTATATTGAATACTCACGTTTTGCCGATGACCTGGTGATTTTGGTTGATGGCTTTAGCAAGTGGAATTGGCTGGTTGATGCCGCCAATAAGAGACTCCTTGAGGAGTTGGAAAAGCTCGATGTACAGCTTAATCGGAAGAAATCCAAACTGGTAGATCTTACCCGTGGTGAAACATTCAGTTTTCTCGGATTTGATTTTAGACGGGCTAAAACTCGTCGAGGCAAGTTGGGTGTACTTGTCACTCCAAGAATGAAAGCACGAACAGCTCTTCTCAGCAGACTTAAGGAGGTGTTCCGTCGTTTTCGTTCGCAACCGCTTGATAGGATAGTGGCTGAGATCAATCCGATTTTGCGTGGATGGGTAAACTACTTTCGGATTGGAAATTCCAGTCAATGTTTTGGTTATGTAAAAGACTGGGTGGAAAGGAAAATTCGCAGGCACCTGATGCGTGCAAGGAAACGTAGTGGCTTCGGCTGGAACAGGTGGAGTAGAGCATGGCTTTATAAAACTTTCGGGTTATTTAATAACTATAAGGTTATACGATACCAGGCTTGA